The genome window ATCCCTGGCATGGTCTCTGCGTTTAACCTGATTTTGGTCAAAACATATGTGGAGTCAAGTGTCCCTGAAGAATTGCAGGAGTCCGCTGAAATGGATGGAGCTGGGATTGGGGTAGTATTCTTTCGTATTGTCTTTCCACTAATGATACCAATATTGGCGACATTAGCTATCTTTTCAGCTGTTGGGCAGTGGAATAGCTTCATGGATACAGTGTTATATGTAACTAAAGACAATCTCCATACGCTACAATACGTACTTTACCGATACCTTAGCCAGGCTACTGCACTGGCAAATGCGGTAAATTCGGGGAGTATGGCAGCTGAGGATGTTGGAGTAAGTGTACAGACTGCACAATCCATCAAGCTAACCGTAACAATGATTGTAGTCATCCCAATTTTTATGGTATATCCTTTCTTCCAGCGCTTCTTTGTAAAAGGTATCATGATCGGTGCGGTAAAAGGATGATTGTCAAAACAGTGCTATGGTCTGGCATTTCAAACTAACGGAGGGATCTTATGAAAAAAAAGGTTTTTCAAAAAGCAGGTTTGATTAGTGCGGCGTTATTACTAGTACTTAGCACAGTTGGATGTAACACTAATGGTATAGGTAACACAGATAATAAAACACCGAATTTAACCATTTATACACAGTCAGCTACCTATGAAGGTGCTGTGGGCGGATATATGGGCAAAGTGATGAAAGACAAATTAAATGTTTCTCTAAACGTCATGCCTAATAGTGTAGGGGGATCATCTCGTTTCGAAACAAAAATGGCTACAGGTAATCTGGGTGATATGGTTTTGTTTACTTCGTCTGACGATTTTAAAAAGGCTATTGAAGCAGGCAGTGTGCTTGATTTGAAAGAAGATTTGGATCAGATGCCGAATGTTTCGCGATTTAAAGAAGCAATAACTCGAATGGAGGATAGTTTTGGAGGCGTTTACGGAATCCCAACCGGAGTCTCAGATGTGAATAATGTGACGCAGCTTGACCCCGTTTCAATTCCATCTCTGCGCTTCGATTACTACCAGGAACTTGGTACACCAGAGATCAAGGAATATTGGGATTATTATGACGTGATCAAAAAGATGGTGGAAGCACATCCAACCACAGAAAATGGTGATAAGTTTTATGGCATGTCACTCTTCAGTGAATGGGATGGAAGATCGGTCAACATGGCTAAACAAATTGCTCTTTCATATGGATTCACCTCAACAGATGGTGTAAATAGCTATGATTTTATCATGCCGCATGGTACAGAAGATAAAATTGAGAAAATCCTTGATGAGAATAGTTACTATCTGCAAGCTTTGAAATGGTATAACAAGTTTTATCAAAATGGCATGTTAGACGAAGATTCGGTATCTCAAACGTGGGAAGACTATTTAGCCAAAGCCAATAAAGGACAGTCTGCGCTGTGGGTATACGGTTATATGGGGACGCTGAACTATAACCCATCTAATCTTGAGATGGTTAAAAGAGGAAAAGGATATAAGCGAATTCCATTTTCAAACTTAATGGCATCCGAAGCTAAAACTTCAACCGTAGGTGGCCGCTGGTTCTGGGCGATTTCCTCTACGTCAGAGAACAAAGAAGCTTCTATTAAGGTACTAGATTATTTCTATTCAGATGAGGGGGCGCTCAATTATCATTTGGGTCCAGAAGGTCTGTTCTGGCAGAAGAATGATAAAGGGGAACCTGAACTGACAGAACTCGGGAAGTCTCCTGTGGATTCTGTTGTTCCAGACGAATTCGGTGGTGGCAAAACGGGGGATACCTTCAAGTATATGTTCAACGGAGCAGCGCTTGATGAAAACACCATTAATTCAACGATTAAAGCGCCAATGAACAAAACCACATGGAAATCCTACTTGCAAGATAATGCCGAGCTGCTAGATCAAAACTGGACAGAACATTATGAAGGAGCGTTATCGGCAAAAGAATATTTACTTAAAAATAACATGCTCGCTTCATATACCGTTGTGAACGTACCGAATTTTAAATATGATGACCAGCTTGCAGTCAAACGGGATCAGGTTGGAGAGATCATCAAAGAGTTGTCCTGGAAAATGATCTATGCTAGAAATGATGCTGAATTTAGTTCACTGCAAGCAGAAATGATTCAAAAAGCCAAAAGTTTAGGGTATGACGAATGCGTTGTGTTTGAGGAGCAAGCAGCAAGAGCATGGTTTGAAGCACGGAAAGCAGCAAAATAAGGTTGAGACTTGAACGATTACAACAGCTGCCCTGTATTTTGTTACAGGGCAGTCATTCATTTATATTTTCAAATAAAACCTTTCAGCATTAGAGGAGGATTGGTTTTGAATGAAGATGATTATTGTAGACGATGAGCGAATAGGCCGGGAAGGACTCATAGATTTTATAGACTGGCGTAAGGATTACGGCATTGAAATCGTGGGTGTTGCCTCCA of Paenibacillus sp. FSL R5-0517 contains these proteins:
- a CDS encoding extracellular solute-binding protein; amino-acid sequence: MKKKVFQKAGLISAALLLVLSTVGCNTNGIGNTDNKTPNLTIYTQSATYEGAVGGYMGKVMKDKLNVSLNVMPNSVGGSSRFETKMATGNLGDMVLFTSSDDFKKAIEAGSVLDLKEDLDQMPNVSRFKEAITRMEDSFGGVYGIPTGVSDVNNVTQLDPVSIPSLRFDYYQELGTPEIKEYWDYYDVIKKMVEAHPTTENGDKFYGMSLFSEWDGRSVNMAKQIALSYGFTSTDGVNSYDFIMPHGTEDKIEKILDENSYYLQALKWYNKFYQNGMLDEDSVSQTWEDYLAKANKGQSALWVYGYMGTLNYNPSNLEMVKRGKGYKRIPFSNLMASEAKTSTVGGRWFWAISSTSENKEASIKVLDYFYSDEGALNYHLGPEGLFWQKNDKGEPELTELGKSPVDSVVPDEFGGGKTGDTFKYMFNGAALDENTINSTIKAPMNKTTWKSYLQDNAELLDQNWTEHYEGALSAKEYLLKNNMLASYTVVNVPNFKYDDQLAVKRDQVGEIIKELSWKMIYARNDAEFSSLQAEMIQKAKSLGYDECVVFEEQAARAWFEARKAAK